Below is a window of Drosophila miranda strain MSH22 chromosome 3, D.miranda_PacBio2.1, whole genome shotgun sequence DNA.
CCAAGGACGGCCTCTCGGGCAGCATCAACGAGGGCTTCGATCGCCTCTGGGAGGTGGAGCGCAACGAGTCCGGCGCCCTGGCCTACTACGAAAACTGGCTGCACTGCTGCGGGGTCAACAGCTCCGAGGATTACTGGATCATCCACCATGCCATACCCTCCAGCTGTTGCCTGGACAACAAATGCGTGGACAGCACGAGTGTCTACAAGGTCGGCTGCAAGGCCGAATTCGTGGAGTATCTCGACGACAAGCTCCTGGTGTTCAAGATCGTCTGCTGGCTGCTCATCATTGGCGAGGTAAGTCGCCTCCATTCCTTTCCCCATCTCAAACTAAGGCGCTTTCTCTCCGTTTCAGGCTGTCGGGGCCGTGTTCGGCTGGCTGCTGTACAGCAGCGTCAAGAACCAGAGTCGACGCAACAACGCGGTCTGGATGTGAGGCACATCTTAAGTTACATAagtattaaattaaataatattaCAAGCCGGTTTCTAATCCCTCCTGTACTTTTTGCAACTCAACACAAACTAATGAGCAATTTCGTAATCGCTTAATTCTGTAATACTCGTATGTATCAAGTACTCACAATATCAAAGTAAAAGTTGTTCTGATCTAATGTCCGGCTCGCTGTGGAGTGCTGTCTTGTGGGGATCAGGGGATCAGGGGATCAGGGGATGCATTGAGACGATATGCCTAAAGGCCTGATGCAGCTGGAAAGGCTCTGGCTGAACGAAACGCAAACTGATCCTGCCTGCTACGCTTCTAACCGCTAAGTACGTACTCCATTATATAAAGACACTGAAAGGCAGCGGTCTGTGTCCCTTTCTTTCCCTTCAGGGAAGGCAAGATTGATAGTTCTCAATGCTGAAAGTGCTCTGAAGTGTAGGTGCTCTGCTTTTTAGTGATTTTATTTGTGGAACAATCCCATTTTGGTGATCTAGTATCGACGAGGTTATTAGCTTCCTGTGGAAATCGGAATGCGGGATCCCTGGAACAGTAAAATACTTGCTATAATCTAGCCGTATAATAGAACCTCTGTGTATTGTATATCATTGCCGGACAGAATTGGAAAGCACTTTCACATTGGGGTTACTCCAAAAGAGTTTCGAagtcagtttcagtttcactGTCATTCGTGTCACAGCTCTGAAATATATCGAATGTAAGCTGTAGAACGGAACTAGCCCGGAAATTTG
It encodes the following:
- the LOC108160999 gene encoding tetraspanin-9, with protein sequence MGLASTTVKHLLLLLNFVFAVLGLVLIAFGIFFLISAAENAVSIGENVAGGLIIGLGAVILVIAVFGCLAAIHESPARLLIYVGVVVVLILTQLLFLSMASHGTKDGLSGSINEGFDRLWEVERNESGALAYYENWLHCCGVNSSEDYWIIHHAIPSSCCLDNKCVDSTSVYKVGCKAEFVEYLDDKLLVFKIVCWLLIIGEAVGAVFGWLLYSSVKNQSRRNNAVWM